The DNA window GTATAGCAATGAAAGTCATAATCTTAAGAGCCTCAAGCTCGTTAACATTAGGTTTTTCAATTCTATAGTCCAAAATACTGCATAATTCCCCTTTTGCTATTCTTGGCCTTGCATATTCTACTATTCCCATAGGACTACTCTCATCATCTAATTTGAACACAACTCTTTTTCCCGTTAGAAGCTCCAACATAACCACTCCTAAACCATACACATCACTTTTTGTTGTTAACACATTCAATTCATAGTATTCTGGATCTATGTAACCAACTGTGCCAACCGCCTTTATAGGAGTCGAATCTTGTTCCATCTCTGGCAAAATAAGGGACAATCCGAAATCAGAAACCTTAGCATTCCAATTTGAGTCCAATAGTATATTTGAGGATTTGATATCTCTATGGATAATTGGTGGAACAGCATAGTTGTGAATGTACTCAATTCCCCTGGCAGCATCCAATGCAATTTTGATCCTCATCTTCCAAGAATTCAAAATGCTACTATTTTTCTCAACATTGTTCTTGTTATGTAAATGTTCATGGATTGATCCATTGCTCATGTACTCATAAACCAAGAGCCTCTCTTCATTCTCCTCACAGAAACCTATTAGTCTCACAAGATGCTTGTGATGAAGCCGCGATAACAATGACAATTCTGAATCAAATGCAATTTCCTTCTCTTGGAATTTCTTCTTTGTGCTAGAAACAATATCTCCTCTCTTGATGGCAACTTCGCGATCATCGGCTAGCTTCCCTTTGTATACAGAGCCAAAGCTTCCAGAACCTATCTTGTTATCATTTGAAAAATTATCGGTGGCTGTGACTAATTCATgtaatgaaaaattttcaatcttATCCAAATTATGCTTTGATGACGATGAACTACCAACACTCCTATGTCTCTTTAGTGATCCTAATGTTGCATTCGATGCGCGATTCGCCGGCAGTGGAGCCAATTCAATATaggcatcatcatcatcatcagaatcATCATTTCTTTGAGGTTGCTCTGAATTATCAACATCTCTCTTCTTCAAGAATAGTCTTTTAGCTCCAATCCAAAGGAAATAAAGAATAGTGCATAAACCAGAAAAAGCACCAATTGATCCAACAATCAAAATGACCAAAATCACCCTCATGTTTTTGTGATGAACATTAGAAACTTGTGTTGATgatggtagtggtggtggtagAATCAATGGCATAGCTAGTGGAATTTGACTGTCCTGACATGAATAGCAAATAGTTCCAGAACCATGACACAAATAATCAGAATTTGGATATGAAGCACAAGAAGAATCACAACCACCTCTAACACATGGACTAGGAAGAACAATTCCCAATGGAATCTCATAATTAGTACCATTATTATTAGACCAACCAGGACCCAACAAATCAAAGACAAATTCATGGTTGTTACCCCACAAACAAAATCCAAACCAGCTACAATTGACTCGAAAGAAACATCATTAAACAAATCAAACTTTTTGGTATTTTCAGCACCACCCCAACATAGGACAAATCCATTTTTTCTTCTAATACCACAAGTGAAATCTTCTCCCAATGCAAGTCCTGAAAACTCTGAATAATAAGAACTTGAATTTAAATTAGGACCCAATTGGCCTGAATCATTGTTCCCTTTGCAAATTAAGAACCCATCATAGATTGTTAAGCCACAAACATGTGACACCCCAGCAATCACCTTTGACATAGAAATATTATCAAATTGTGCTTGAATTTGACTACTATTGTTGTTACCCCAACAATGAACCTTTCCATTATCCATTAATACCCCACAAGAGAAACCAGACCCTGAAGTGATGCTTTTGAACCTAAGGTCCTTACCAGGTGAGTAAAATTTGAATCCATTTTCAATGCGGCCTCCTCTCCAACACCTTACCACACCAGATTGAGACTCTCTAGCACAAACCTGACCAAAATAGTTCTTGTTAGTTAGGAATAATTCATATTAAGCGTACAACAGAACATTTGGATAATAAAAAAGGAGTATTGATAATGTCCCTTTCTATTAATAACCTTGTTAAGTGTTTGTTTAacatattcatatatatatNNNNNNNNNNNNNNNNNNNNNNNNNNNNttattattattattattattatccgtCAACTAtatcttattttctatttaatctTTTAAGTGGATATTAATACAACATAATTTTTAAGAGCTTAGTTTTTGGTGCATTTTTCTATATCAGACAATTGTATTTTAGATTATTATCTTGtcaattttcttatcttataCTAAAGGTTTAACACATATAAAGTGTCTAAAAATACTAATaagtagtaaaaatatattaaattatctctaaattaaccaaataaaaaattagattatttttaaataagccaaaatatttatatttatattattattattagacagaactttatctaaaaaaaatgtaCACTGTTAGATGGAgtacattttttctttaatatagcGTTGGAtggagtaattttttttaaagtttaattttaatatactaataatataaaaagtttaCAACCtttgttaaattaaatttatattcttaaataactttttaagtaataatttaaaagttaattatttttattaatataataatacacAATTAATTATATACGTACAATTTTTTACGtaaaaattagattatttttgTACTAATTTAATATACATCATTAAATACCttaaaaaactattttagatagaaaagaatgaaaatgtATCAAATTCAACTCTATCATTAAATGTACATGATTTTCTTGCAGTAAATAAACaagtaataaatttaattttagtgtactaataattttaattattatacactattttttagttatatatctttagatgattatttttgtattaattattaaaaataatttttttaatataataatatataattagatgtacgaataaaatttataaataaaatataatttttttattttttgagttgccatatgattattaatattataatttcttACATATGAATATGTGCTACTAGCTAATATAGTAGggataatattagaaaaataaaaaaattaaataataatgaataaatattaaataaaataaattttgactattttttaattatcaaacatttttttatattaatatagatGCCGCCATCAAGTCATCCATGGCAAAAGACTTTGTTAAATTAATCTcagatttaaataattaaaattgtgtaattaaaaaaaggaaagattAAAATTATCTGACCTGAGAATCACCAACAGTTAGATCGGTTAACTGCACTATTTTACTGTGGAAGATCCTCTTCGACACCAACACCGATGCTCTGCCGTACACGTCCCAACAAAGAAGGCTGAGTCCACCGGACCGGAGACCGCAGAAGAAGTTTCGACCGCCGGAGATGGATTCAAAGGACACGTGTGGAACCACCTCATCCACCGGTGCAACATCTCCATAATAATAATGAGAATTCTTGTGCTGGTTTTGTTGGTAGCAGTGGATGTATTGTTTGTCGTTGCCGGCAACGATGGCGCAGACTGTAGATGAGGCGTAGATGACGGCGGTGGTGGATGCGGAGCCGATGGCATTTGCGGCGGTTATGATGAGAATGACGGTTAAGAAGAAGGAGTGTGTGTGATAAGAATAAGAGGGTGGTGGTGTTGTCTTCATCGTCAATGTTTGGAACATTAAAAGAAGAAGCGGTCTGGGTGcgagatataattataataataatgcatttatatataaaatatatatttttaaaaaatatttttttatatttttgttttaaattaattaattattaaaaaattataccaatTCTGAtcgattaattaatttttttatcggTTTGTTTTCAATTGAACCGGTCTCATAATTGAATCaatgagtattttttttaaataataaaataaaaattcatatttttttaaagaataatctttggactttaatttttaaaatacgattttttttgccattcaagcaagtttgaccccaaaaaattctataaaatttgGCAAATTCGCCCAATCCCGACGAGCTCCCTTTTAAGTTTTCTTTTTAATcctgtatttttaatttattatcatcTTCTCCAAATAGTATATAGATCTACAAACAGTATATAGGAGTacataatatgattttttcaagaatttttttaattataaactaaaacaataaGTCATATTTAACCATGGCAAATATTGTTATCGTCTCTAAACATAGATAGGTACACCGGAATAAgtcatatttaacaaaaaaaacataattataaattaaaaaataattattttccacAAATAATCTActtcaaatatatcaaattagaaagttaacaataataattattattatcattttcaGAGTACATAAGAATACACAAAAAATACACAGATAACAATTCttactcatattttttttatataataaataaataatagaagaagaagattacAAAAAGTATATAGTAGAATTTATAATACATTATCATTATTACCTTCACAAATGAACATCCAAAATAtaagttttaatatatttaactaaattggTTAGAATaagtcaaatttttatttatttatgctcaaattttatctttatttaaaagaaCACATAACATacattatattttgtattttttatatattataaaaacttaaattcatataaaaaactacttgatttttaaaaagtagaacaagaaaataaactcgaatttttaaatccaaattTCACCCACCGAAATCATCCTCAACAAGAGCTACCTTTACTGTATCGACAGCTTCTTCCGATAAAATTTTGAGaatgatattttgattgtcTTGATACTTATTAACAATTCATATTTTAAGACTTAAAAATTATCATgtgtatattattatattatatatctcttcacaattttcaaaaaattgtcACATGTAATATTAATTAACAGTATGTCACTATTTCAGTACGTGGTTTTTCCTGTgaatttcttaaaatttataCTTTGAAAATATGATGGCTCTAGAGTCTCTAAACTTATAATTTTACAAGTAGAAAATGTGAGTTGATGATGAATATTTAAAGGTGAACACtaatatgaaaaaatttttatttaaaaatattaattaaaaattattaaataatttaatatatttaactataattaaaaattatcaaataatttaatatatttaactaaaactatcatttttaaataaactatCGTAGGAGCTCCACAAGTATTCCAAAAATGGTGAACATTTGAGAATGATATTTTAATTGTCTTGATACTTATTAACAACTCATATTTTaagacttaaaaaatattatgtgtatattatattatacatcTCTTCACAGTTTTCAAAAGATTGTCATATGTAATATTAATTAACAGTATGTCACTGATTTCAGTACGTTATTTATCTTGTGAACCTCTTAAAATTTATGCTTTGAAAATATGATTATTCTAAAGCCTAAGCTTATGATTTTACAAATAGAAAATGTGAGTTGATGATGAATATTTAAAGGTGATCACTaacatgaaaatatttttatttaaaaataataattaaaaattattaaataatttaatatatttaactataattaaaaattattaaataatttaatatatttaactaaaactaccatttttaaataaactatCGTAGGAGCTCCCACTGGTACTCTAAAAATGATGAACATTTGAGaatgatattttgattgtcTTGATAGTTATTAACAACTCATATTTTATGACTTAAAAAACAGCAtgtgtatattatattatacatcTCTTCACAGTTTTTAAAAGATTGTCACATGTAATATTAATTAACGGCATATCACTGATTTCAGTTCGTTATTTCTCTTGTGAACCTCTTTAAGAtctatattttgaaaatatgatagcTCTAAAGCCTAAACTTATGATTTTACAAGTAGAAAATGTGAGTTGATGATGAATATTTAAAAGTGATCACtaccataaaaatatttttatttaaaaataataattaaaaattattaaataatttaatatatttaactataattaaaaattattaaatagtttaatatatttaactaaaattattatttttaaataaactatTGTAAAAGCTCCCACTGATACTCCAAAAATAGTGAACATTTGAGAATGATATTTGATTGTATTGATAATTATTAACAACTCATATTTTaagacttaaaaaatatcatgtgtatattatattatacatctcttaataattttaaaaaaattatcacatGTAATATTAATTAACGGCATGTCACTGATTTCAGTACGTTGTTTCTCTTGTGAACCTCTTAAAATCTATACTTTGAAAATATGATTGTTCTAAAGCCTAAACTTATGATTTTACAAGTAGAAAATGTGAGTTGATGATGAATATTTAAAGATGATCATTaacatgaaaatatttttatttaaaaataataattaaaaattactaaataatttaatatatttaactataattaaaaattattaaataatttaatatatttaactagAACTACcatttttaaataaactatCGTAGGAGCTCCCACTGATACTCCAAAAATGGTAAATATTTGAGaatgatattttgattgtcTTGATAGTTATTAACAACTCATATTTTAAGACTTAAAAAACAGCAtgtgtatattatattatacatcTCTTCACAGTTTTTAAAAGATTGTTACATGCAATATTAATTAATGGCATGTCACTTATTTCAGTTTGTTGTTTCTCTTGTGAACCTCTTAA is part of the Arachis duranensis cultivar V14167 chromosome 1, aradu.V14167.gnm2.J7QH, whole genome shotgun sequence genome and encodes:
- the LOC127747190 gene encoding putative serine/threonine-protein kinase-like protein CCR3, which encodes MRVILVILIVGSIGAFSGLCTILYFLWIGAKRLFLKKRDVDNSEQPQRNDDSDDDDDAYIELAPLPANRASNATLGSLKRHRSVGSSSSSKHNLDKIENFSLHELVTATDNFSNDNKIGSGSFGSVYKGKLADDREVAIKRGDIVSSTKKKFQEKEIAFDSELSLLSRLHHKHLVRLIGFCEENEERLLVYEYMSNGSIHEHLHNKNNVEKNSSILNSWKMRIKIALDAARGIEYIHNYAVPPIIHRDIKSSNILLDSNWNAKVSDFGLSLILPEMEQDSTPIKAVGTVGYIDPEYYELNVLTTKSDVYGLGVVMLELLTGKRVVFKLDDESSPMGIVEYARPRIAKGELCSILDYRIEKPNVNELEALKIMTFIAIHCVNLEGKERPEMAEVVANLERASAFLEGSSSTSFSIVSCSN
- the LOC107471365 gene encoding putative serine/threonine-protein kinase-like protein CCR3, with the translated sequence MKTTPPPSYSYHTHSFFLTVILIITAANAIGSASTTAVIYASSTVCAIVAGNDKQYIHCYQQNQHKNSHYYYGDVAPVDEVVPHVSFESISGGRNFFCGLRSGGLSLLCWDVYGRASVLVSKRIFHSKIVQLTDLTVGDSQVCARESQSGVVRCWRGGRIENGFKFYSPGKDLRFKSITSGSGFSCGVLMDNGKVHCWGNNNSSQIQAQFDNISMSKVIAGVSHVCGLTIYDGFLICKGNNDSGQLGPNLNSSSYYSEFSGLALGEDFTCGIRRKNGFVLCWGGAENTKNWFGFCLWGNNHEFVFDLLGPGWSNNNGTNYEIPLGIVLPSPCVRGQSNSTSYAIDSTTTTTIINTSF